The following proteins are encoded in a genomic region of Terriglobia bacterium:
- a CDS encoding transposase — protein MKCDKYMGMDVHQAMTVITVLDADGKVILETMVATEAAPIIRLVQSLSGPLHVTFEETTQASWLHDVIRHFVTEVVVCDPRRNKLLAEGSKTDKADARKLADLLRTGMLRSVHHGNEATRQLKELVRAYETLSGDTRRTMTRIK, from the coding sequence ATGAAGTGCGACAAGTATATGGGTATGGATGTCCATCAGGCAATGACGGTAATCACGGTTCTGGATGCCGATGGCAAGGTGATTTTGGAAACGATGGTCGCGACCGAAGCGGCGCCGATCATCCGGCTGGTGCAAAGCCTGAGCGGGCCACTGCATGTGACCTTCGAAGAGACGACACAAGCGTCATGGCTCCACGATGTGATCCGGCATTTCGTGACCGAAGTCGTGGTGTGCGATCCGCGGCGGAATAAGCTACTGGCGGAAGGATCGAAGACCGACAAGGCGGATGCCCGGAAACTGGCCGATCTTCTGCGGACCGGGATGTTGCGTTCGGTGCATCACGGAAATGAGGCGACGCGGCAATTGAAGGAGTTGGTCCGAGCCTATGAAACGCTGTCGGGGGACACCCGGCGGACGATGACTCGGATCAAG